In Halovivax gelatinilyticus, the following are encoded in one genomic region:
- the coaBC gene encoding bifunctional phosphopantothenoylcysteine decarboxylase/phosphopantothenate--cysteine ligase CoaBC has product MSTLEGVSVALGISGSIAAVKTIELAHELRRRGAEVRAVMTDSACGIVHPDAVEYATANEVVTELSGRVEHVELCGTDGWADVYLVAPATANTVGKLAAAIDDTPVTTTATTALGAGIPVVVAPAMHEPMYDHPGVLEAIERVETWGVEFVEPRVEEGKAKIASESAICTAVERATTDYVLAGKHVVVTSGATEEPIDPVRVLTNRASGRMGRAIARACYVAGATVTIVHGPVGPHHVDRSAPPDSAPYAELLTVSRADEMIETTKAACTDADVLVSAAAIGDFTTTPADSKIRSGNAFSLELEPTAKLIDTVRDREPTLPIIGFKAETSGDESEMVEAARSILERTDLAFVVANDATVMGASETEALLVHADDVARYTGTKDGLAREVATSIGVILGATEDDR; this is encoded by the coding sequence ATGTCGACGCTGGAGGGCGTCTCCGTCGCGCTGGGTATCTCGGGTTCGATCGCCGCCGTCAAGACGATCGAACTCGCCCACGAGTTGCGACGGCGTGGCGCCGAGGTGCGTGCCGTGATGACGGATAGCGCGTGCGGAATCGTCCACCCCGACGCGGTCGAGTACGCCACGGCGAACGAGGTGGTGACCGAGTTGAGCGGTCGTGTCGAACACGTCGAACTCTGTGGCACTGACGGCTGGGCCGACGTCTACCTCGTCGCTCCGGCGACGGCGAACACGGTCGGCAAACTCGCCGCCGCGATCGACGATACACCCGTGACGACGACCGCCACGACGGCACTCGGAGCCGGAATACCGGTCGTCGTCGCACCGGCTATGCACGAACCCATGTACGACCATCCCGGCGTGTTAGAGGCGATCGAACGCGTCGAAACCTGGGGCGTCGAGTTCGTCGAGCCGAGAGTCGAGGAAGGAAAAGCCAAGATAGCGAGCGAGTCGGCGATCTGCACGGCAGTCGAACGCGCCACCACGGATTACGTGCTGGCGGGCAAACACGTCGTGGTCACCTCCGGCGCGACCGAAGAACCGATCGATCCCGTTCGGGTACTCACAAACCGCGCGTCCGGTCGGATGGGGCGAGCGATCGCCCGCGCGTGCTACGTTGCCGGAGCGACGGTCACGATCGTCCACGGCCCGGTTGGCCCACACCACGTCGATCGATCGGCCCCACCAGACTCGGCCCCCTACGCGGAACTACTCACGGTCTCGCGGGCCGATGAGATGATCGAGACGACGAAAGCAGCCTGCACCGACGCCGACGTGCTGGTTTCGGCCGCCGCGATCGGCGACTTCACCACCACGCCGGCCGACTCGAAGATCAGGTCGGGGAATGCGTTCAGCCTCGAACTCGAACCGACGGCTAAGCTCATCGATACGGTTCGCGATCGAGAACCGACGCTTCCGATCATCGGGTTCAAAGCCGAAACCAGCGGCGACGAATCCGAGATGGTCGAAGCGGCCAGATCGATCCTCGAACGAACGGATCTCGCGTTCGTCGTCGCGAACGATGCGACCGTGATGGGAGCTTCAGAGACCGAAGCGCTGCTCGTCCACGCTGACGACGTGGCCCGGTACACCGGAACGAAAGACGGACTGGCCCGAGAGGTCGCCACGTCGATCGGCGTCATCCTCGGAGCGACGGAGGATGACCGGTGA
- a CDS encoding NAD(P)/FAD-dependent oxidoreductase, with protein MDDVCIVGGGVSGMAAGIFTARAGLSTTIISSGESILARNASLENYPGFPAGIDARTYLEMVRDQAERAGCRFSDDLIVDGAHRDESEGFVLTGNSGTYEATAVVAASWPDSEYLRELDVDREQRGSKYVVRADRAGRTGVDGLYVAGRVAGEPHQTIVAAGHGARVGLAVIQDSETAFYHDWVAPAGYFTGRDRDVPPACAEITDEQRRDRDRRARETLLAYLEAPNERRPTMHPSVDADGDQE; from the coding sequence ATGGACGACGTATGCATCGTCGGTGGCGGCGTCTCTGGAATGGCCGCGGGAATATTCACCGCACGCGCCGGGCTTTCGACGACCATTATCTCGAGCGGCGAATCGATCCTCGCGCGAAATGCGAGCCTCGAGAACTACCCGGGGTTTCCGGCCGGAATCGACGCTCGAACCTACCTCGAGATGGTTCGCGATCAGGCGGAACGCGCGGGGTGTCGATTCAGTGACGACCTGATCGTCGACGGAGCCCACCGAGACGAATCGGAGGGGTTCGTTCTGACGGGAAACAGTGGGACCTACGAAGCGACCGCCGTCGTCGCCGCGTCGTGGCCGGATAGCGAGTACCTTCGCGAACTCGACGTCGACCGCGAACAACGCGGGAGCAAATACGTCGTTCGCGCCGATCGAGCCGGTAGAACGGGCGTCGACGGACTCTACGTCGCTGGACGGGTGGCCGGCGAACCACACCAGACGATCGTCGCGGCGGGCCACGGCGCGCGAGTCGGCCTCGCCGTAATTCAGGACAGCGAGACGGCGTTCTACCACGATTGGGTCGCCCCGGCGGGCTACTTCACTGGGAGGGACCGAGACGTACCGCCCGCCTGTGCGGAGATTACCGACGAGCAACGACGAGACCGGGACCGACGCGCGAGAGAAACGCTGCTCGCGTATCTCGAAGCGCCGAACGAACGACGCCCGACGATGCACCCGAGCGTCGACGCCGACGGCGACCAGGAGTGA
- a CDS encoding M42 family metallopeptidase has product MAPHTVDENLVVELTETSGVPGYEDRIRERVIDELEGTVDRIRTDAMGNVVGTIEGDSDYSVAVAAHMDEIGFMVSHVDGDEDGGGFLELDPLGGWDARVLRAQRVTVHTEDGDVPGIIGSPPPHTLDPEDREKPPNVDDVYVDLGLPYEEATDRISPGDLVTMDQSTEFVGETVTGKALDDRICLYAMLEAAKEIDDPDVTIHFCATVQEEVGLRGARALGVDVDPDLAIALDVTVANDVPQFDEGEHVTRLGDGTAIKLKDSSVITSPKVHRRLRSVAESEEITHQIEILPAGGTDTAGFQHTYGAKPVGALSIPTRYLHTVTEMAHREDVAATVDLLCAFLESETGEHDYSY; this is encoded by the coding sequence ATGGCACCCCACACGGTTGACGAGAACCTCGTCGTCGAACTGACCGAAACGAGCGGCGTTCCCGGATACGAAGACCGAATTCGCGAGCGAGTCATCGACGAACTCGAGGGAACGGTCGATCGGATCCGGACCGACGCGATGGGGAACGTCGTCGGGACGATCGAGGGCGACTCCGACTATTCCGTCGCCGTCGCCGCGCACATGGACGAGATCGGCTTTATGGTCAGCCACGTCGACGGAGACGAAGACGGCGGTGGCTTTCTCGAACTCGATCCGCTCGGCGGCTGGGACGCGCGCGTCCTGCGAGCGCAGCGAGTGACGGTTCACACCGAAGACGGAGACGTGCCGGGTATCATCGGCTCGCCGCCGCCGCACACGCTCGATCCGGAAGACCGCGAGAAACCGCCGAACGTCGACGACGTCTACGTCGACCTGGGCCTTCCCTACGAAGAGGCGACCGATCGAATCTCGCCGGGAGATCTGGTGACGATGGATCAGTCGACCGAGTTCGTCGGTGAGACGGTCACGGGGAAAGCACTCGACGACCGAATCTGTCTCTACGCGATGCTCGAGGCGGCCAAGGAGATCGACGATCCGGACGTGACGATCCACTTCTGTGCGACCGTTCAGGAAGAAGTCGGACTCCGTGGCGCCCGGGCGCTCGGCGTCGACGTCGATCCGGACCTCGCGATCGCCCTGGACGTGACCGTCGCGAACGACGTCCCCCAATTCGACGAGGGTGAACACGTCACGCGCCTCGGCGATGGGACGGCGATCAAACTCAAAGATAGTAGCGTCATCACGAGTCCGAAGGTCCACCGCCGACTACGTTCGGTCGCTGAATCAGAAGAGATTACGCATCAAATCGAAATCCTCCCCGCCGGAGGGACCGACACCGCCGGTTTCCAGCACACCTACGGTGCAAAGCCAGTCGGTGCGCTGTCAATTCCGACGCGGTATCTCCACACGGTGACGGAGATGGCCCACCGCGAGGACGTCGCCGCGACGGTCGACCTCCTCTGTGCGTTCCTCGAGAGCGAAACGGGCGAGCACGACTACTCCTACTGA
- a CDS encoding DUF7555 family protein, whose protein sequence is MEAESGRDGRASAWIHAFTYAVVGGGVLTVGSLVLSLVTGGDLVRAKIILFLAGWIVLAYSTVKLWPTSRPHDEAGREDPYAQAVPHVENVGRFQRIVWNTPPARYLTTPAPEDRISTDGKLFLVGLVTLAISFVLETAFGVG, encoded by the coding sequence ATGGAAGCAGAATCCGGACGGGACGGGAGAGCGTCCGCCTGGATTCACGCGTTCACCTACGCGGTTGTCGGCGGAGGCGTCCTGACGGTCGGTTCACTCGTTCTCAGCCTCGTTACCGGCGGCGACCTGGTCAGAGCCAAGATTATTCTCTTTCTTGCGGGTTGGATCGTCCTCGCCTATTCGACCGTCAAGCTCTGGCCGACGTCGAGACCGCACGACGAAGCGGGTCGAGAAGATCCGTATGCACAGGCCGTTCCACACGTCGAGAACGTCGGTCGCTTTCAGCGCATCGTCTGGAACACGCCCCCGGCACGGTACCTGACCACTCCGGCACCCGAGGACCGAATATCGACGGACGGAAAGCTGTTTCTCGTCGGACTCGTCACGCTCGCGATCTCGTTCGTACTCGAGACGGCCTTCGGGGTCGGATAA
- a CDS encoding ABC transporter ATP-binding protein, with protein sequence MSRAGDPLLKVTDLKKHYPITKGFMNKEIGRARAVDGISFEIERGETFGIVGESGCGKSTAATSMIRLEEPTSGEVHFNGENILDYDPKQLRMFRREVQMIFQDPDSSFDPRMSIGDSVAEPLIVQGMTDRERRRAIVGDLLERVGLSASDMERYPHEFSGGQKQRIGLARALSVNPEFIVADEPVSALDVSVQSEILRLLDEFQRNFGLTMLIISHNLGVVREVCDRVAVMYLGEFVEVAPTEELFTNPKHPYTQALLSAIPTPDPRERGMGQDLKGDVPDPSAPPAGCRFHTRCPKVIPPEGINLPQSEWRNLLHFRKKVQGSGIDLDSIVKVNVLDDESIDDPTSVTADDIDADTLSNWIRREYELPQQLTDTTAETILSHALESIVDDDEDAAVSILNENFTTPCEEQKPALDTVEPGRQSACLLENPTEPLAASVGEQAQHRQSTD encoded by the coding sequence ATGAGCCGTGCTGGCGATCCGTTGCTCAAGGTCACCGACCTGAAAAAGCACTACCCGATCACGAAGGGCTTTATGAACAAAGAGATCGGCCGTGCGCGGGCCGTCGACGGGATCAGCTTCGAGATCGAGCGCGGCGAGACCTTCGGGATCGTCGGCGAGTCGGGCTGTGGTAAGTCGACCGCTGCGACGTCGATGATCCGTCTCGAAGAACCGACCAGCGGCGAGGTGCACTTCAACGGTGAGAACATCTTAGACTACGACCCCAAGCAACTTCGCATGTTCCGTCGTGAAGTCCAGATGATCTTCCAGGATCCCGATTCCAGTTTCGATCCCCGGATGAGTATCGGTGACTCCGTCGCGGAACCGTTAATCGTTCAGGGGATGACCGATCGCGAACGCCGTCGGGCAATCGTCGGTGACTTACTCGAACGGGTCGGTCTGTCCGCCTCGGACATGGAGCGATATCCCCACGAATTCTCCGGTGGCCAGAAACAGCGTATCGGTCTCGCCCGTGCGCTCTCGGTCAATCCGGAGTTCATCGTCGCCGACGAACCGGTCTCCGCGCTCGACGTCTCCGTTCAATCCGAGATCCTCCGTCTATTGGATGAGTTCCAGCGAAACTTCGGGCTGACTATGTTGATCATCAGTCACAACCTCGGCGTCGTTCGCGAGGTCTGTGACCGCGTCGCCGTGATGTATCTCGGAGAGTTCGTCGAAGTTGCGCCGACCGAAGAGCTGTTTACGAATCCAAAGCATCCCTACACCCAAGCGTTGCTCTCTGCGATCCCGACTCCCGACCCCAGAGAGCGAGGTATGGGCCAGGACCTGAAAGGCGACGTACCGGATCCGTCTGCACCGCCGGCGGGTTGTCGGTTCCACACTCGCTGTCCGAAGGTCATCCCGCCCGAGGGGATCAACCTCCCACAGTCTGAGTGGCGAAACCTCTTACACTTCAGAAAGAAAGTACAAGGGAGCGGTATCGACCTCGATAGTATCGTCAAGGTAAACGTATTGGATGACGAATCGATCGACGATCCGACGTCGGTGACGGCCGACGATATCGACGCCGACACGCTATCGAACTGGATACGACGGGAGTACGAGTTACCACAGCAGTTGACCGATACGACCGCGGAGACGATCCTCTCACACGCGCTCGAATCGATCGTCGATGACGACGAGGATGCGGCCGTGAGCATCCTAAACGAGAACTTTACGACGCCGTGTGAAGAACAAAAACCAGCTCTCGACACCGTCGAACCGGGTCGACAGTCCGCCTGTCTGTTGGAGAACCCAACCGAACCACTCGCGGCCAGCGTGGGCGAGCAAGCCCAGCACCGTCAATCGACCGATTAA
- a CDS encoding SRPBCC family protein: MDRILLSTVVYREPAAVFEAVRSFSNYPAYAEHLDEVTCDGDGGVGTRYGLHFSWWKLSYTVRSAVTEIDEPRRLGWKLTADLDATGEWRIEPLEPDGRPDIDEASRLYFEVRYDPHSADPDTVSLPRFVSLDWVVRRVRPRLYDEAERVLGRLVEDVEGDSRNVELVVHDAPGSSA, from the coding sequence GTGGATCGAATCCTCCTCAGTACGGTCGTCTACCGCGAACCGGCTGCCGTCTTCGAGGCGGTTCGATCGTTTTCGAACTATCCCGCGTACGCAGAGCACCTGGACGAGGTAACCTGCGACGGCGACGGCGGCGTCGGTACTCGCTACGGCCTCCACTTTTCGTGGTGGAAACTCTCCTACACGGTTCGATCGGCCGTCACCGAGATCGACGAGCCACGCCGGTTAGGCTGGAAACTGACGGCCGATCTGGACGCCACGGGAGAGTGGCGCATCGAACCGCTCGAGCCGGACGGTCGTCCCGATATCGACGAGGCGAGCCGACTCTACTTCGAGGTTCGGTACGATCCGCACTCGGCCGATCCGGATACCGTTTCACTCCCGCGATTCGTCTCGCTCGATTGGGTCGTTCGACGAGTCAGACCGCGACTGTACGACGAAGCCGAACGCGTCCTCGGTCGGCTCGTCGAGGACGTCGAAGGAGACTCTCGCAACGTCGAGCTGGTGGTTCACGACGCGCCCGGGTCGAGCGCGTAA
- a CDS encoding ABC transporter ATP-binding protein: protein MSTDHSTRPDEQVSTTHRASEPLLEVTDLHTYFDTDAGTVKAVDGVSLTVNRGETVAVVGESGSGKTVTSESITRLFKSPPGYIPEGSIKVNGNEVTTMNDDELQVLRGGQVSHIFQNPQGALNPVYSIGWQIREALTLHQDLSKEQANERAVELLTQVGIPEASSRLEDYPHQLSGGMKQRVIIAIALACEPDLLIADEPTTALDVTIQAQILKLLNKLQDEFDMGVLFITHDLGVVAEVADRVVVMYAGKVMETGPVMEIFEKPSHPYTRALLECLPGKGDLGGIPGDLPDPLDPPDGCRFADRCPHTIDECRYGDQPPMHSIDDHRDHDVSCVHFRSDMDSSTVLTQQTTEMVEQEGGFE, encoded by the coding sequence ATGAGTACCGATCACAGCACACGGCCGGACGAACAGGTGTCGACGACGCACCGAGCTAGCGAACCGCTTCTCGAAGTAACGGATCTACACACCTACTTCGACACCGATGCAGGGACGGTCAAAGCCGTCGACGGCGTCTCATTGACCGTAAACCGCGGTGAAACGGTCGCGGTCGTCGGAGAGAGTGGGTCCGGAAAGACCGTCACGAGCGAATCGATTACGCGGTTGTTCAAGAGTCCTCCAGGGTACATCCCAGAAGGCTCGATCAAGGTGAACGGAAACGAAGTGACCACCATGAACGATGACGAACTGCAGGTCCTTCGTGGTGGCCAGGTGAGTCACATCTTCCAGAACCCGCAGGGTGCGTTGAATCCGGTCTACTCGATCGGCTGGCAGATACGCGAAGCGCTCACGCTGCATCAGGATCTCTCGAAAGAGCAAGCGAACGAACGAGCCGTTGAACTGCTCACACAGGTCGGCATTCCAGAGGCGAGTTCGCGGCTCGAAGATTACCCACACCAGCTTTCGGGTGGGATGAAACAGCGCGTCATTATCGCGATTGCGCTCGCCTGCGAGCCCGACCTGCTGATCGCAGACGAGCCGACGACGGCGCTCGACGTGACGATCCAGGCCCAGATTCTCAAATTACTCAACAAACTCCAGGACGAGTTCGACATGGGCGTCCTGTTTATCACCCACGACCTCGGTGTCGTCGCCGAGGTCGCCGATCGGGTTGTCGTGATGTACGCCGGCAAGGTGATGGAAACGGGTCCGGTGATGGAAATCTTCGAGAAACCGTCCCATCCGTACACGCGTGCACTTCTGGAATGTCTTCCCGGGAAGGGTGACCTCGGTGGCATCCCGGGCGATCTACCGGATCCGCTCGATCCGCCAGACGGTTGTCGGTTTGCCGACCGCTGTCCACACACCATCGACGAGTGTCGGTACGGCGATCAGCCACCGATGCACTCGATCGACGACCACCGCGATCACGACGTTTCGTGTGTACACTTCAGATCTGACATGGACTCCAGTACGGTACTGACACAGCAGACGACTGAAATGGTCGAACAGGAAGGTGGTTTCGAATGA
- a CDS encoding ABC transporter permease yields MSDDTDTMAGDGGSDAPTDTFESVEWDDIDITNEGRTWGEKLWIVIVSVWTLGVLFEIYSRFVAGTGQAVYPFIGEIASEDYLWAFALACLVFYGIRPLYKSPRMTMHYWKQFRKNKAAVISGLFLIVIFTIGVVGSRVLPDASRNPGYERLPPFWMSIEDYVTGNNCPGGTTVEDGVTMCHGSMDHPLGTTSSGEDILLLSIHGMEVSMMVGITATFISIAIATLVGLTAAYYGGLLDEILMRYVDIQMTFPTFFLYLLLAYTIGGSLFILIMIFGLFGWGATARIIRAEALQRREEPYMMAAKSSGATSRWSIRRHLLPNTTNSVITAATLAIPGIILTEAAISFLGLADASIPSWGRVIANGQDYLRSAWWISTFPGFFLFFTILAFNFIGDALRDALDPRHGGSD; encoded by the coding sequence ATGAGTGACGATACCGACACGATGGCGGGCGACGGTGGCTCTGACGCGCCAACGGACACGTTCGAGTCCGTCGAGTGGGACGACATTGACATCACGAACGAAGGGCGAACGTGGGGTGAGAAACTCTGGATCGTAATCGTGAGCGTCTGGACACTCGGGGTCCTCTTCGAAATCTACTCACGATTCGTTGCGGGAACGGGCCAGGCGGTGTATCCGTTTATCGGTGAAATTGCATCAGAAGACTATCTCTGGGCGTTCGCACTCGCCTGTCTCGTCTTCTACGGCATTCGGCCGCTCTATAAGAGCCCGCGGATGACCATGCACTACTGGAAGCAGTTCAGGAAAAACAAGGCCGCAGTCATCAGCGGTCTTTTCCTGATCGTGATATTCACGATCGGCGTCGTCGGTTCGCGGGTACTTCCTGACGCCTCACGTAATCCTGGCTACGAGCGACTGCCGCCGTTCTGGATGTCGATCGAAGACTACGTCACCGGTAACAACTGTCCCGGGGGGACGACGGTCGAAGACGGCGTCACGATGTGTCACGGGAGCATGGACCATCCGCTCGGGACCACCTCGTCGGGTGAAGACATCCTACTGCTCAGCATCCACGGGATGGAAGTGAGTATGATGGTCGGGATTACGGCGACGTTCATCAGCATCGCCATCGCGACGCTCGTCGGGTTGACCGCGGCGTACTATGGCGGACTTCTCGACGAGATTCTCATGCGCTACGTCGACATCCAGATGACGTTCCCCACGTTCTTCCTGTACCTGCTGCTGGCGTACACCATCGGTGGCAGTCTGTTCATCCTCATCATGATCTTCGGTCTCTTCGGCTGGGGCGCGACGGCGCGTATCATCAGGGCCGAGGCGTTACAGCGACGCGAAGAACCGTATATGATGGCGGCAAAGAGCAGTGGCGCGACGAGTCGCTGGTCGATCCGGCGCCACCTCCTGCCGAACACGACCAACAGCGTCATCACGGCGGCGACGCTCGCGATTCCTGGTATCATCCTCACCGAAGCAGCGATCTCGTTCCTCGGGTTGGCCGACGCGTCGATTCCATCGTGGGGGCGAGTGATCGCGAACGGACAGGACTACCTCCGGAGTGCGTGGTGGATTTCCACCTTCCCCGGATTCTTCCTGTTCTTCACCATCCTCGCGTTCAACTTCATCGGTGATGCACTCAGAGACGCGCTCGATCCACGTCACGGAGGGTCCGACTAA
- a CDS encoding DUF7529 family protein, with the protein MPGNEEIDPHVERRKDPEGVHTETWKRVLEQMDAIADDRRDDGWEVLTIMAGHTNTVGRDGDESKKFGLCHIVPNKKAEAFEDFYDEETFTEYLAYGTSVGVFMYVVTELIDPTNDRSVLIASRYDMSYAKAMIQDAEREGVLYTHVQTLDGTVIGSFEHEEYAPLITKPGA; encoded by the coding sequence ATGCCAGGAAACGAAGAGATCGATCCCCACGTCGAACGCCGGAAGGATCCGGAAGGCGTTCACACGGAGACGTGGAAACGGGTGTTAGAACAGATGGACGCGATCGCGGATGATCGGCGAGACGACGGCTGGGAGGTGTTGACCATCATGGCCGGACACACGAACACCGTCGGCCGTGATGGCGACGAATCGAAGAAATTCGGCCTGTGTCACATCGTTCCCAACAAAAAAGCCGAGGCGTTCGAGGACTTTTACGACGAAGAGACGTTTACGGAGTATCTCGCCTACGGCACCTCCGTCGGCGTGTTCATGTACGTGGTAACCGAACTGATCGATCCAACGAACGATCGGTCAGTCCTGATCGCGAGTCGATACGATATGTCCTACGCGAAGGCGATGATTCAGGATGCAGAACGCGAAGGTGTCCTGTACACGCACGTCCAGACCCTCGACGGGACGGTCATCGGAAGCTTCGAGCACGAAGAGTACGCGCCGTTGATCACGAAACCGGGTGCGTAA
- the hpt gene encoding hypoxanthine/guanine phosphoribosyltransferase, translated as MDQLERSLREAPIVEKDDGYQYFVHPVSDGVPKLDPGLLREIVIQIIRKAQLDEVDRIVTPAAMGIHISTAVSLMTDLPLTVIRKREYGLDGEVAIAQETGYSENEMYINDVRAGERVLVLDDVLSTGGTLASVLAALDEIGAEVIDTVAVIKKVGGENKVDDAGYHVKTLINVDVVDGEVIIIDPDGDD; from the coding sequence ATGGATCAACTGGAACGGTCACTACGTGAGGCACCGATCGTCGAGAAAGACGATGGCTATCAGTACTTCGTTCACCCGGTAAGTGACGGCGTGCCGAAACTCGACCCGGGACTGTTACGGGAGATCGTCATCCAGATTATTCGGAAAGCCCAGCTGGACGAAGTAGACCGGATCGTCACCCCAGCGGCGATGGGAATCCACATCTCGACGGCCGTTTCGCTGATGACCGATCTGCCGCTGACGGTGATCAGAAAGCGCGAGTACGGCCTCGACGGCGAGGTAGCGATCGCACAGGAGACGGGCTACTCAGAAAACGAGATGTACATCAACGACGTCCGGGCCGGCGAACGGGTCCTCGTCCTGGACGACGTTCTCTCTACGGGCGGTACGCTCGCATCGGTGCTCGCGGCGCTCGACGAAATTGGGGCGGAAGTCATCGACACCGTCGCCGTCATCAAGAAGGTCGGCGGAGAGAACAAGGTCGACGACGCCGGCTATCACGTCAAGACCCTCATCAATGTGGACGTCGTCGACGGCGAGGTTATCATCATCGATCCGGACGGAGACGACTAA
- a CDS encoding DUF7344 domain-containing protein has protein sequence MFPGRPDTEFLSKGEIFEVLRNQRRRYVLQYLKQDDRPVELGDLAQQVAAWEYETTIDEVTPEQRKRVYTTLQQTHLPKMDEASILSFDSDAGVIQSTDLTKDVTVYLEIVPGHEFAWRELYLSLGAISCALVAALWGGVYPFTTVPTIAWTALIAVTITGTSVIHIIHERNMRLGYGNKPPELAYGSED, from the coding sequence ATGTTCCCCGGACGTCCTGACACGGAGTTTCTCTCGAAGGGAGAAATCTTCGAGGTGCTTCGAAATCAGCGTCGGCGGTACGTCCTCCAGTATCTCAAACAGGACGATCGGCCGGTCGAACTCGGCGATCTCGCCCAGCAGGTGGCCGCGTGGGAGTACGAAACGACGATAGACGAAGTGACGCCCGAACAACGAAAACGCGTGTACACGACGCTTCAGCAGACGCACCTGCCAAAGATGGACGAGGCGAGCATTCTGTCGTTCGACTCGGACGCCGGCGTGATACAGTCGACGGATCTCACGAAAGACGTCACGGTCTACCTCGAGATCGTCCCGGGCCACGAGTTCGCCTGGCGGGAACTCTACCTGTCGTTAGGGGCGATCAGCTGCGCGCTCGTGGCTGCCCTCTGGGGCGGCGTATATCCGTTCACTACCGTTCCGACGATCGCCTGGACGGCTCTGATCGCCGTTACGATCACGGGTACGTCCGTCATCCACATTATTCACGAGCGAAACATGCGACTCGGGTACGGAAATAAGCCTCCAGAGCTCGCCTACGGAAGCGAGGATTGA
- a CDS encoding NAD-dependent epimerase/dehydratase family protein, which yields MANVAITGGTGSVGKEAIEALSDHETTVMARSEHETVNVVELDVTDRDRFVEVLDGQDVLVHLAANSSPFADWDEVVEPNIEGTYNAYHAALECDLDRVVFASTNHVVHMYNAADPSEPESLINRPRPVTSSEPARPDSYYGVSKVAGEALGAYTADRFGLEVINLRIGWLMTEAELETTQEESADHARFARAMYLSPRDCRDAIYRSITEPIDESPLTCQIISLNDERYFSLIEATTGLGYRPRDNSSDVLAERAN from the coding sequence ATGGCCAATGTCGCGATCACCGGCGGCACCGGATCGGTTGGCAAAGAGGCGATCGAGGCGCTCTCCGACCACGAGACGACCGTCATGGCTCGATCTGAACACGAGACCGTCAACGTGGTCGAACTGGACGTTACCGACCGTGACCGGTTCGTCGAGGTGCTCGACGGACAGGACGTCCTCGTACACCTGGCGGCGAACTCCTCGCCGTTCGCCGACTGGGACGAGGTGGTCGAACCGAACATCGAGGGGACGTACAACGCTTATCACGCGGCGCTCGAGTGCGATCTCGATCGGGTCGTCTTCGCGAGTACGAATCACGTCGTTCACATGTACAACGCGGCCGACCCGTCCGAGCCGGAGTCGTTGATCAACCGACCGCGTCCGGTAACGTCGAGCGAACCGGCTCGCCCCGATTCGTACTACGGGGTGAGTAAAGTCGCGGGCGAAGCGCTCGGGGCCTACACCGCCGACCGCTTCGGTCTGGAGGTCATAAATCTACGAATCGGCTGGCTCATGACCGAAGCAGAACTCGAGACTACGCAGGAAGAATCGGCCGACCACGCGCGTTTCGCACGCGCGATGTACCTTAGTCCGCGCGACTGTCGGGATGCGATCTACCGGTCGATTACCGAACCGATCGACGAGTCGCCGCTGACCTGTCAGATAATCTCACTTAACGACGAGCGGTACTTCTCGCTGATCGAAGCGACGACCGGGCTCGGTTACCGGCCACGAGACAATTCGAGCGACGTGCTGGCCGAACGAGCGAACTAG